A window from bacterium encodes these proteins:
- the tilS gene encoding tRNA lysidine(34) synthetase TilS, producing MARTAEDDLLWRFRRHWQSLQFVPHGARLLLAVSGGLDSRVMLDLFCALGGEWELALVVGHVHHQLRGEEADADARLVEALAREYHLPFMAQRVAVREFAREQRLSLEAAGRKLRYRALGEMCRQVGGHAVVTAHTRDDQVETILAHLLRGSGLAGLAGMAARRPSPEGETTLMRPLLPFSRAELHDYARQRGLQWREDVTNADPAFLRNRIRHELMPLLRTRFQPAFDHSLLRLAAIAAQVDADLQEQADRALRDVMRSRGPEKIVLDLQQFWKYFRSIQAYVVRGVMQQITESRCDLTFDETDRILSLIDAARVRPPRGSRRYLWRREVEVVVAQTEVAFSRIHPALPTRLLEIGMRCPVPEAGMVVTISRQSLPPDWRNHVTAYSQWIDAAAVTGDLCVRFPQPGDRFQPLGMAGFKKLSDFLIDRKVPLHQRRRIPVVACSTGIVWVCGYRLDERFKIDATTTAVLHLQAERQ from the coding sequence ATGGCAAGAACGGCAGAGGATGATTTGTTGTGGCGGTTTCGTCGCCACTGGCAGAGCCTGCAGTTTGTTCCCCACGGCGCCCGGCTGCTGCTGGCCGTGTCCGGCGGGCTGGATTCGCGGGTGATGTTGGATTTGTTTTGCGCGCTAGGCGGCGAATGGGAGTTGGCGCTCGTCGTCGGCCATGTGCATCATCAACTGCGCGGGGAGGAAGCTGACGCCGATGCCCGGCTGGTCGAAGCACTCGCCCGGGAATATCACCTGCCGTTCATGGCTCAACGGGTCGCGGTGCGGGAGTTTGCCCGGGAGCAGCGTTTGAGCCTCGAAGCAGCCGGCCGCAAGCTGCGCTATCGTGCGCTTGGGGAGATGTGCCGGCAGGTTGGGGGACATGCGGTGGTGACCGCGCACACACGCGACGATCAAGTTGAGACGATCCTGGCGCATCTCCTGCGCGGCAGTGGTTTGGCCGGACTCGCCGGCATGGCTGCGCGACGGCCCTCTCCGGAAGGCGAAACGACGTTAATGCGGCCGCTGCTGCCGTTCTCGCGCGCCGAGCTGCACGATTATGCCCGGCAGCGCGGCTTGCAATGGCGGGAAGATGTCACCAACGCCGACCCCGCCTTTTTGCGCAACCGTATCCGCCACGAGCTGATGCCGCTGCTGCGTACACGCTTTCAGCCCGCCTTTGATCACAGTCTGCTGCGGCTGGCGGCGATTGCCGCGCAAGTCGATGCTGATTTGCAGGAACAAGCCGATCGCGCGCTGCGCGACGTGATGCGCAGCCGTGGGCCGGAGAAAATAGTCCTTGATCTTCAGCAATTTTGGAAGTATTTTCGCTCGATTCAAGCGTACGTCGTGCGAGGTGTGATGCAGCAGATCACCGAGTCTCGCTGCGATTTGACTTTCGACGAGACCGATCGCATTCTTTCCCTCATTGACGCGGCACGGGTTCGCCCTCCCCGCGGGTCTCGGCGTTACCTCTGGCGGAGAGAGGTCGAGGTCGTTGTCGCGCAGACCGAGGTTGCCTTCAGCAGAATCCATCCTGCGTTACCCACGCGTTTGCTCGAAATCGGAATGCGCTGCCCGGTTCCAGAGGCCGGAATGGTGGTCACCATTTCGCGGCAAAGCCTCCCGCCGGATTGGCGGAATCATGTGACGGCCTACTCTCAGTGGATCGACGCGGCCGCCGTGACCGGCGACCTGTGCGTGCGTTTCCCACAACCCGGCGACCGCTTTCAGCCGTTGGGCATGGCCGGTTTCAAGAAGCTGTCGGATTTCCTCATCGACCGGAAGGTGCCGCTGCATCAACGCCGCCGGATTCCGGTGGTGGCGTGCAGTACGGGCATCGTCTGGGTTTGCGGTTACCGGCTGGATGAGCGCTTCAAGATCGACGCGACGACCACGGCAGTGCTGCATCTGCAGGCCGAGCGGCAGTGA
- the hpt gene encoding hypoxanthine phosphoribosyltransferase: MSEQTARFHQGHYQVLLSAQEIETKVQELGRQLSADYAGKCPVFIGVLNGCFMFMADLMKEITIDCEVDFIKISSYGEAMKSSGVVKVKKEIDCHIEGRHVIVVEDIIDSGLSVTYLDRKLREMHPASLRFVSLLVKDGGKQVDYHCDYVGFHIPTRFVVGYGLDYAQKFRNLPEIYTMD, from the coding sequence GTGTCTGAGCAAACAGCCCGTTTTCATCAAGGTCATTACCAGGTTTTGCTGTCCGCGCAAGAGATCGAGACCAAAGTGCAGGAGCTGGGCCGGCAGCTCTCCGCCGATTACGCCGGCAAGTGTCCGGTGTTCATCGGCGTGCTCAACGGCTGTTTCATGTTCATGGCCGACTTGATGAAGGAAATCACCATCGATTGCGAAGTCGATTTCATTAAGATTTCAAGCTACGGAGAAGCCATGAAGTCCTCGGGCGTCGTCAAAGTGAAGAAGGAGATCGACTGCCACATCGAGGGCCGCCACGTGATCGTGGTGGAGGACATCATTGACTCGGGCCTGTCGGTTACGTATCTTGACCGCAAGCTGCGCGAGATGCACCCGGCCTCGCTGCGTTTCGTTTCGCTGCTGGTCAAAGACGGCGGCAAGCAGGTTGATTATCATTGTGACTATGTCGGGTTTCACATACCCACGCGCTTCGTCGTGGGTTACGGTTTGGATTATGCCCAGAAGTTCCGCAATCTTCCCGAAATCTACACCATGGACTGA
- a CDS encoding tetratricopeptide repeat protein, whose translation MVLLILWNLRRYSNALSTRAFLLAALLVVAAGAAAQFALSLREHRRFADVEKRLVLAPFLHAEGDTLALTAEGLAFADMLAAQLRSSGRQAIHVLPVESLFEIAALDSLSRPGYLVHLAGELGLDYVGRGVYHRANGHLQLEFQLYAAGRLQPLFQEDAAAAGNHAPAAIAEIKTKTLQHLDISEPHNAQAQSPAHLLPADPRYYQAYLEFLRGDYAQAAPAARALAASDSLTPEFAVLAARSTLQHLARLRLSERAWQDSLRPLIPVVAAAVQRDTLRAETWLALGQCYLYARKWNEADQALRRAFARDSLHSKIYLRFAQLHASRLGELGFEDEYELCAQALALNPLDVEAAIATANQLLLENRREEAVALLEKYRRLNPNHLPVLMMLGRIYLTRNDLLQILPLYEHILKLDPRNADAYYNLGIAYYNQDDFDTAIRLFERALRLNDHADARLYLAYIYEKRQEMDRAIQYLRERIRLSTGDHDTFAGEAREHLYNLLLQRGEVPENLLPEKLEKK comes from the coding sequence GTGGTCTTACTCATCCTGTGGAATCTCCGCCGCTACAGCAATGCCCTCAGCACGAGGGCATTCCTGCTAGCGGCCTTGTTGGTGGTGGCTGCCGGCGCGGCGGCGCAATTCGCCCTCTCTCTGCGCGAACACCGCCGCTTCGCCGATGTGGAAAAACGGCTGGTCCTGGCGCCATTCCTGCATGCAGAAGGCGATACCCTTGCGCTCACGGCAGAGGGTTTGGCGTTTGCGGACATGCTGGCTGCACAATTGCGCAGTTCCGGCCGGCAGGCCATCCACGTTCTGCCGGTGGAATCCCTCTTCGAAATCGCCGCCCTTGATTCGCTGTCACGGCCGGGCTATCTGGTCCATCTCGCCGGCGAGCTGGGGCTGGATTACGTTGGTCGCGGCGTTTATCACCGCGCGAATGGCCATCTGCAGCTCGAATTCCAACTCTACGCAGCGGGCCGGTTGCAGCCGCTGTTTCAGGAAGACGCTGCGGCCGCCGGCAACCATGCTCCCGCGGCGATTGCCGAAATCAAAACAAAGACTCTCCAACATCTCGATATTTCTGAGCCGCATAATGCCCAGGCACAGTCGCCGGCTCATTTGCTTCCCGCGGACCCTCGTTACTACCAAGCCTATCTCGAATTCCTGCGCGGCGATTACGCGCAGGCTGCGCCGGCCGCCCGCGCGCTGGCCGCGAGTGACAGCCTGACGCCGGAGTTTGCGGTGTTGGCGGCGCGCAGCACGCTGCAACACCTGGCGCGCCTGCGGCTGTCCGAACGGGCCTGGCAGGATTCTCTGCGTCCGCTGATTCCGGTTGTGGCTGCGGCGGTGCAACGGGACACTCTGCGCGCCGAAACCTGGCTGGCGCTCGGCCAATGTTATCTCTATGCGAGAAAATGGAACGAGGCCGATCAAGCCTTGCGCCGCGCCTTCGCCCGGGATTCGCTGCACAGCAAAATCTATCTCCGCTTCGCGCAGTTGCATGCCAGCCGCCTCGGTGAATTGGGATTCGAAGACGAATACGAGTTGTGCGCGCAGGCGCTGGCGCTCAATCCGCTGGATGTCGAAGCCGCCATTGCCACGGCCAATCAGCTTCTGCTGGAAAATCGCCGCGAGGAAGCCGTCGCGCTGCTGGAAAAGTATCGCCGCCTCAATCCCAATCATCTGCCGGTGCTCATGATGCTGGGCCGCATTTACCTCACCCGCAACGATTTGCTGCAAATCCTGCCGCTGTACGAGCATATTCTCAAGCTGGATCCCCGCAACGCCGATGCCTACTACAATCTCGGCATTGCCTATTACAACCAGGATGATTTCGACACGGCGATTCGTTTGTTCGAACGCGCCCTCCGCCTCAACGATCACGCCGATGCGCGGCTCTATCTTGCCTATATCTATGAAAAACGGCAGGAGATGGACCGGGCGATTCAGTACTTGCGCGAACGCATTCGCTTGAGCACGGGCGATCACGATACGTTTGCCGGCGAGGCGCGCGAGCATCTCTACAATCTCCTGCTGCAGCGCGGCGAGGTGCCCGAGAACCTGCTGCCGGAGAAACTCGAGAAGAAATGA
- the folP gene encoding dihydropteroate synthase, producing MMASYSIRRLFLDHEPDLQAELKGERGLRAEEFARRVRRYPWVLKVICREQEFSKNLLSAFSLRDIPCWLAAPGLAYLFTDEEQLRQLALGRQLFASNEAAFARELRVFLENQTRTEFVIDSPKCSMIVGGPTLVMGVLNCTPDSFYDGGRYHGHEHAIAHGLQMAEAGADLIDIGGESTRPKGVYGEGAEPVSAEEEMARVLPVIEALSQKAEIPLSIDTYKAAVAEAALQAGAAIVNDISGFLFDPHMAEVVAQHQAVVILMHLKGTPANMQSDPTYENLLDEIYLHLEARVEAAMQAGIPHERILIDPGIGFGKRLEHNFEILRRLEELHGLGCPILVGPSRKSFVGSVLNLPPDQRLEGTAAAVALAVNNGAHLVRVHDVEEMRRVAHIADLIAGRFGYTA from the coding sequence ATGATGGCCAGCTATTCGATCCGCCGCCTCTTTCTCGACCATGAACCGGATCTGCAGGCCGAGTTGAAGGGCGAGCGCGGCCTGCGCGCCGAGGAGTTTGCCCGCCGCGTGCGCCGTTATCCCTGGGTTTTGAAAGTCATCTGCCGGGAGCAGGAGTTTTCCAAGAATCTACTCTCGGCATTTTCATTGCGTGACATACCGTGCTGGCTCGCCGCACCCGGCCTTGCCTATCTCTTCACCGATGAGGAGCAACTGCGGCAATTGGCGCTGGGCCGCCAGTTGTTCGCCAGCAATGAAGCCGCTTTTGCGCGCGAGTTGCGCGTCTTCCTTGAAAATCAAACGCGCACCGAATTCGTCATCGACAGCCCAAAGTGCAGCATGATCGTGGGGGGACCGACACTGGTGATGGGCGTGCTCAATTGCACACCGGACTCCTTCTATGATGGCGGGCGTTATCATGGCCACGAGCATGCGATCGCCCACGGCCTGCAGATGGCGGAGGCCGGCGCGGATCTCATCGATATTGGCGGCGAATCCACCCGGCCGAAAGGTGTTTATGGCGAAGGCGCCGAGCCGGTATCGGCAGAAGAAGAGATGGCACGGGTGCTGCCGGTGATCGAAGCCCTGAGCCAAAAAGCTGAAATTCCCCTCAGCATCGACACCTACAAAGCAGCCGTGGCGGAGGCAGCGCTCCAAGCCGGCGCGGCGATCGTAAACGACATCAGCGGCTTCTTGTTCGATCCCCACATGGCGGAGGTCGTGGCGCAGCATCAGGCCGTAGTGATCTTGATGCACCTCAAGGGCACGCCGGCGAACATGCAGTCGGACCCCACTTACGAAAACCTGCTCGATGAAATCTACCTGCATCTGGAGGCGCGGGTGGAAGCCGCCATGCAGGCGGGCATTCCACATGAACGCATTCTCATCGATCCCGGCATCGGCTTCGGCAAACGTCTCGAACACAATTTCGAGATCCTCCGCCGCCTGGAGGAGTTGCACGGACTGGGCTGCCCAATTCTCGTCGGACCTTCCCGCAAATCATTCGTCGGCTCCGTGCTGAATCTGCCGCCGGATCAGCGGCTGGAAGGCACGGCCGCGGCCGTGGCGCTCGCCGTCAACAACGGTGCCCACCTCGTGCGCGTGCATGACGTCGAAGAAATGCGGCGGGTGGCACACATTGCCGACCTGATTGCCGGCCGCTTCGGATATACCGCATAA
- the cdaA gene encoding diadenylate cyclase CdaA yields the protein MPDLELFRIAFLRVTLLDVLDILAISFVMYRLYLFIRGSRAAQMAVGLLLILTVSLLAQILGMSGLSWIFGRLETIWLIAFVILFQPELRRMLVHLGQSPLIRFFVKVTGSQLVDEIVRAVQELSRVRHGSLIVIVRNHAIRSVVETGIKLQAAVSAPVLLAFFSPKSPLHDGAIIIENEEVIAAKAILPLSQSDMLERRYGTRHRAALGLSEESDALVIVTSEETGQISIAKDGHLLADLSEEELENILLTSLHVLPKK from the coding sequence ATGCCTGACCTCGAACTCTTCCGCATCGCGTTTTTGCGCGTCACGCTGCTGGATGTGCTCGACATCCTGGCGATCAGCTTCGTGATGTATCGCCTCTATTTGTTCATTCGAGGGTCGCGCGCGGCGCAGATGGCAGTCGGGCTGCTGCTCATTCTCACCGTTTCGCTGCTCGCGCAAATTTTGGGCATGAGCGGCTTGAGTTGGATTTTCGGCCGGCTGGAAACCATCTGGCTCATAGCCTTTGTCATTCTTTTTCAGCCGGAGCTGCGCCGCATGCTGGTGCATCTCGGCCAAAGCCCGCTGATTCGCTTCTTCGTCAAAGTCACCGGCTCACAGTTGGTCGATGAAATCGTCCGCGCGGTGCAGGAATTGTCGCGCGTGCGACACGGTTCGTTGATTGTGATCGTCCGCAATCACGCCATTCGCTCGGTGGTGGAGACCGGCATCAAGCTGCAAGCCGCGGTTTCCGCGCCGGTGCTGCTGGCCTTCTTCAGTCCCAAATCGCCGCTGCATGACGGCGCCATTATCATCGAGAACGAAGAAGTCATCGCCGCCAAGGCCATTTTGCCGCTGTCGCAAAGTGACATGCTGGAACGGCGCTACGGCACGCGCCATCGCGCCGCCCTGGGGCTGTCGGAAGAATCCGATGCTTTGGTGATCGTCACTTCCGAGGAAACCGGGCAGATTTCCATTGCCAAAGACGGGCATTTGCTGGCGGACTTGAGCGAAGAAGAGCTGGAGAATATTTTGCTGACCTCGCTGCATGTGTTGCCCAAAAAGTGA
- the glsA gene encoding glutaminase A — protein MSLPLSHDRIQSVLDQAVAQARAHHAGTLASYIPELARVDPELTSVAITLLDGTCLTAGDAAAHRFTLQSVAKLILLLGMVEEFGENQVFSWIGVEPSGSAFASVAQLDFHGPVPPNPLVNAGAIALCSHLPGTNMAERFPWVEKWAERLLGMRPNLNFSVYESERRTGDRNRALAYLMKSNGVVMGEVEDVLDTYFALCSLETHVAHASHLAMILAHGGLTAAGVRLLSARTVSSIVAIMATCGLYDESGSHLVRTGLPAKSGVSGVIVAVATGCGGIAVASPRINSKGGSVRGHVMLEFLAQQLGWHFALPR, from the coding sequence ATGAGCTTGCCGCTGTCACACGATCGCATTCAGTCCGTGCTTGATCAAGCTGTGGCGCAGGCGCGTGCTCATCACGCCGGAACGCTGGCGTCCTATATTCCGGAGTTGGCGCGCGTCGATCCCGAATTGACCAGCGTGGCGATCACGCTGTTGGACGGCACCTGCCTGACCGCCGGCGATGCCGCGGCACATCGCTTCACGCTGCAGAGCGTAGCCAAGCTGATTCTGTTGTTGGGAATGGTGGAAGAGTTTGGCGAGAATCAGGTATTTTCCTGGATCGGCGTGGAACCCTCCGGCAGTGCCTTCGCCTCCGTGGCCCAGCTTGATTTTCACGGCCCGGTGCCGCCCAATCCCCTGGTCAATGCCGGCGCGATTGCCCTGTGCAGCCATCTGCCCGGCACCAACATGGCGGAGCGTTTTCCGTGGGTCGAGAAATGGGCGGAGCGGCTGCTCGGCATGCGGCCCAACCTCAACTTCAGCGTTTATGAATCGGAGCGCCGCACCGGCGACCGCAACCGCGCGCTGGCGTATTTGATGAAAAGCAACGGCGTGGTTATGGGTGAAGTCGAGGACGTGCTCGATACCTACTTCGCGCTGTGTTCGCTGGAAACCCATGTCGCGCACGCTTCCCACTTGGCCATGATTTTGGCGCACGGCGGCTTGACGGCGGCAGGCGTGCGCCTGCTGTCGGCCCGCACCGTCAGCTCGATTGTCGCGATCATGGCAACCTGCGGCTTGTATGATGAATCCGGCAGCCATCTCGTGCGCACCGGCTTGCCCGCGAAGAGCGGCGTTTCGGGCGTGATCGTGGCGGTGGCCACGGGCTGCGGCGGCATTGCTGTGGCCAGCCCGCGCATCAACAGCAAAGGCGGCAGCGTGCGCGGCCATGTCATGCTCGAGTTTCTGGCGCAGCAATTGGGATGGCACTTCGCTTTGCCGCGTTGA
- a CDS encoding multicopper oxidase domain-containing protein, whose translation MDRREFIKITGIAGAGLFLPTKWLGTKKLFAALPGGTLDPTLLSKYVSPLAKPPVFARTTQIKFGKLVKVQYYELAVRQFQQQILPAGQPKTTVWSYGPANDPRTVAQGGQYFYPAFTIENQWLKPTAIKWVNGLVDANGNYLPHLLPIDQTLHWANPPGGAMMRDMRGSDPTPYLGPVPMVTHVHGAHTTEESDGYAEAWYLPDAKNIPGGYARTGTFYDYFAQKYGLLNLPKYWGPGKATFAYPNNQRATTLWYHDHTLGMTRSNVYAGPAGFYLIRGGPSDAVGGKLPGPAPSVGSNPFGTFYEIPLAIQDRAFNADGSLFYPEHRAFFEGLNPAQLQIPFIPEEACDGLASEVSPIWNPEFFGNTMVVNGQTWPYLEVEQRRYRFRLLNGCNSRFLILKMDNGLPFYQIGAEGGFLPTPVQLDRLLLSPAERADVIVDFTNVPVGTEIILLNLGPDAPFAGGVPGVDFDPADPSTTGQVMQFRVISSTGVDTSTPPMRLRLPAVPALGASVTTRQVSLNEEESRTVRASEDGSGNIVLDCENGAPFGPTAALLGTLTPAGTGAPLMWMDNISENPGVGDTETWEIHNFTMDSHPIHVHQVQFQVVNRENKMTGMVRGPEPWEMGYKDTVIAYPDEITRIKAKFDLPGFYVWHCHIVEHEDNEMMRPFHVGPIPANAPAHKASASNATAEAKPPREFVLEQNYPNPFNPSTNIRFQMPAAEQVELRIFNALGQEVRTLANGRFEAGRHTFMWDGRDNQGRTVASGIYICRMTAGKFTQSRLMNLIR comes from the coding sequence ATGGATCGACGCGAATTCATCAAGATCACCGGCATTGCCGGCGCCGGCCTTTTTCTGCCCACAAAATGGTTGGGGACAAAGAAGCTCTTTGCTGCTCTGCCAGGCGGAACACTGGACCCCACCTTGCTGTCCAAGTACGTATCGCCGCTCGCCAAGCCGCCGGTATTCGCCCGCACTACCCAGATCAAATTCGGCAAGCTTGTCAAGGTGCAATACTATGAACTGGCGGTTCGGCAATTCCAGCAACAAATTCTGCCAGCCGGGCAACCAAAGACCACGGTGTGGAGCTACGGTCCGGCGAATGACCCGCGAACCGTGGCGCAGGGCGGGCAATACTTTTATCCCGCCTTCACCATCGAAAACCAGTGGCTCAAGCCGACGGCTATCAAATGGGTCAACGGCCTGGTTGATGCCAATGGCAATTATCTTCCTCATCTTCTTCCCATCGACCAAACGCTGCATTGGGCCAACCCGCCGGGCGGAGCCATGATGCGCGACATGCGCGGCAGTGACCCAACGCCTTACCTCGGGCCGGTGCCGATGGTCACCCATGTGCACGGCGCCCACACAACGGAAGAGAGCGACGGCTATGCCGAGGCTTGGTACCTTCCCGATGCCAAGAATATTCCGGGCGGCTATGCTCGCACAGGCACGTTCTACGATTACTTTGCACAGAAGTACGGGCTGCTCAATCTGCCCAAGTATTGGGGTCCGGGCAAGGCCACTTTCGCTTATCCCAACAACCAGCGCGCCACCACGCTATGGTATCATGACCATACGCTCGGCATGACGCGCTCCAACGTTTATGCCGGACCCGCCGGCTTCTACTTGATTCGCGGTGGCCCGAGCGATGCCGTTGGCGGCAAGTTGCCCGGCCCGGCACCCAGCGTCGGCTCCAATCCCTTCGGCACCTTCTATGAGATTCCGCTCGCCATCCAAGACCGCGCCTTCAATGCCGACGGCTCGCTTTTCTATCCCGAGCATCGCGCCTTTTTCGAAGGCTTGAACCCCGCGCAGTTGCAGATTCCCTTCATCCCGGAGGAAGCCTGCGATGGCCTGGCCAGCGAGGTCTCGCCCATTTGGAATCCGGAGTTTTTTGGCAACACCATGGTGGTCAATGGCCAGACCTGGCCCTATCTGGAGGTGGAGCAGCGGCGCTACCGTTTCCGGCTCCTGAACGGCTGCAATTCCCGCTTCCTGATTCTCAAAATGGACAACGGCCTGCCGTTTTACCAAATCGGCGCGGAAGGCGGTTTTCTGCCAACACCCGTGCAGCTTGATCGACTGTTGCTGTCACCCGCTGAGCGCGCGGATGTCATTGTCGATTTCACCAATGTGCCGGTTGGTACGGAGATTATTCTGTTGAACCTCGGGCCGGATGCGCCCTTTGCCGGCGGTGTGCCGGGAGTGGATTTTGATCCGGCCGATCCCTCCACCACCGGCCAAGTTATGCAATTCCGCGTCATCTCTTCGACCGGCGTGGACACCAGCACGCCGCCGATGCGATTGCGGCTGCCGGCTGTGCCTGCGCTGGGCGCCTCAGTGACCACCCGGCAGGTCTCTCTCAACGAGGAAGAATCCAGAACCGTGCGCGCCTCCGAGGATGGTTCGGGCAACATTGTGCTGGATTGCGAAAACGGCGCGCCCTTTGGCCCGACTGCGGCACTGTTGGGCACGCTCACTCCCGCCGGCACCGGTGCGCCACTCATGTGGATGGACAATATCTCGGAAAATCCCGGCGTCGGCGACACCGAAACCTGGGAAATCCACAACTTCACCATGGATTCCCACCCGATTCATGTGCATCAAGTTCAGTTCCAGGTTGTCAATCGGGAAAACAAGATGACCGGCATGGTGCGTGGGCCGGAGCCCTGGGAAATGGGCTACAAAGACACCGTCATCGCCTATCCGGATGAGATCACCCGCATCAAGGCAAAGTTTGACCTTCCCGGCTTCTACGTTTGGCACTGCCACATCGTGGAGCATGAAGACAACGAGATGATGCGGCCGTTCCATGTTGGGCCGATTCCGGCAAACGCGCCGGCACACAAGGCGTCGGCAAGCAATGCCACCGCAGAGGCCAAGCCACCGCGCGAGTTTGTTCTGGAGCAGAATTATCCCAATCCCTTCAATCCCTCGACCAACATCCGATTCCAGATGCCGGCCGCGGAACAAGTCGAGCTCCGCATCTTCAACGCGCTTGGACAGGAGGTTCGCACCTTGGCGAACGGAAGATTCGAGGCCGGCCGTCACACTTTCATGTGGGATGGCAGGGATAACCAAGGCCGGACCGTCGCCAGCGGCATCTACATTTGCCGCATGACTGCCGGCAAATTCACCCAAAGCCGGCTGATGAATCTCATCCGTTAG
- the rlmN gene encoding 23S rRNA (adenine(2503)-C(2))-methyltransferase RlmN: protein MTKQNLLGMSREEIAAFCVALGEKPYRARQLFQWIYGRSAAHFAEMTNLALALRARLAEVAELAPLELVQRKISRNGDTEKLLFRLPDGLQVESVMMAEEGRHTLCLSSQVGCPIDCAFCATGKMGLLRNLTAGEIINQLLTAQRVCGRKVTNVVLMGMGEPLNNYEAVIKACQLMADAEGPNLGQRHIVISTSGLIPKIRQFAAEGHKYRLAISLNATTDEVRDRLMPLNRKYPIADLLAAARDYTRQAKQRVTFEYVLLAGVNDSVQEADRLKKLVAGIPCKINLIPYNAVDENFQRPSAERIEAFYRRLQNLPAPVTLRWSKGDDIDAACGQLWTKAERSVRGRVAV from the coding sequence ATGACCAAGCAAAACCTCCTCGGCATGAGCCGAGAAGAGATTGCCGCCTTCTGCGTTGCGCTGGGCGAAAAACCCTATCGCGCTCGCCAGCTTTTTCAGTGGATCTATGGCCGCTCGGCCGCGCATTTTGCGGAGATGACCAACCTGGCGCTGGCGTTGCGCGCACGCTTGGCGGAAGTCGCTGAACTGGCGCCGCTCGAACTCGTGCAGCGCAAAATCTCCCGCAACGGCGATACTGAAAAACTGTTGTTTCGTCTACCGGATGGTCTGCAGGTCGAAAGTGTGATGATGGCCGAGGAGGGGCGCCACACGCTGTGCCTTTCTTCGCAGGTCGGTTGCCCGATTGACTGTGCGTTTTGCGCCACCGGCAAAATGGGGCTGTTGCGCAATCTCACCGCCGGCGAGATCATCAATCAACTGCTGACTGCGCAGCGCGTGTGCGGCAGGAAGGTCACCAATGTCGTGTTGATGGGAATGGGAGAGCCGCTGAACAACTATGAGGCAGTGATCAAGGCCTGCCAGCTCATGGCCGATGCCGAAGGCCCGAATCTTGGGCAACGGCACATTGTGATTTCCACCAGCGGGCTGATCCCCAAGATTCGGCAGTTCGCCGCGGAGGGCCACAAGTACCGGCTGGCGATCTCACTCAATGCCACCACCGACGAGGTGAGAGACCGGCTGATGCCGCTCAATCGCAAGTATCCGATTGCGGATTTGCTGGCAGCCGCGCGGGACTATACGCGGCAGGCAAAACAGCGGGTGACGTTCGAGTATGTGCTGCTGGCGGGGGTGAATGACAGCGTGCAGGAGGCCGACCGCCTCAAGAAGCTCGTGGCCGGCATTCCCTGCAAGATCAACCTGATTCCCTACAATGCCGTGGATGAGAATTTTCAGCGGCCGTCGGCTGAGCGCATCGAGGCGTTTTATCGCCGGCTGCAAAACTTGCCCGCGCCGGTGACGCTGCGCTGGAGCAAGGGAGACGACATCGACGCTGCTTGCGGCCAACTCTGGACCAAGGCCGAGCGATCAGTGCGCGGTCGAGTGGCCGTTTGA
- a CDS encoding sigma-70 family RNA polymerase sigma factor, with protein MARLTGANRSRTDQSLEKYLQEISEVPLLSPEAEIELAKRIKKGDEEALERLTKANLRFVVSVAKQYQNQGLSLGDLINEGNLGLIKAASRFDETRGFKFISYAVWWIRQSILQALAEQSRVVRLPLNRVGALNKIGKALSSLEQEFEREPSAHEIADKVEMTPYEVSDTLKISGKHVSLDAPFNQDEESRLLDVLENEEMPSPDNNLMSESLRIEVERALETLTEREAEVVKLYFGLGREHPLTLEEIGELFKLTRERVRQIKEKAIKRLRHASRSKPLRSYLG; from the coding sequence GTGGCGAGACTCACGGGTGCGAACCGTTCCAGAACGGATCAGTCCCTAGAGAAGTACCTCCAGGAAATTAGTGAAGTTCCTCTACTATCCCCCGAAGCTGAGATCGAGCTCGCCAAGCGCATTAAGAAGGGTGATGAAGAAGCATTAGAGAGACTTACCAAAGCCAATCTGCGTTTCGTAGTCAGCGTTGCTAAACAGTATCAAAATCAAGGTCTTTCGTTAGGTGATTTGATCAATGAGGGTAACCTCGGACTGATCAAGGCGGCGAGCCGTTTTGATGAGACACGAGGGTTCAAATTCATATCCTACGCTGTCTGGTGGATTCGCCAGTCCATTCTACAAGCGCTGGCGGAGCAATCTCGCGTCGTCCGTCTGCCGCTCAACCGTGTCGGCGCTCTCAACAAAATCGGCAAGGCGCTCAGCTCGCTGGAACAGGAATTCGAACGCGAGCCTTCCGCGCACGAAATCGCCGACAAAGTCGAGATGACGCCATATGAAGTCTCAGATACCTTAAAGATTTCCGGCAAGCATGTCTCCCTGGATGCTCCTTTCAATCAAGATGAGGAGAGCCGGCTGTTGGACGTGCTGGAAAACGAGGAGATGCCCTCGCCGGACAATAATCTCATGAGCGAGTCGCTGCGCATCGAAGTCGAGCGGGCGCTGGAGACGCTGACCGAACGCGAAGCGGAGGTCGTCAAGCTCTATTTTGGCTTGGGACGCGAACATCCGCTGACCCTCGAAGAAATTGGTGAACTTTTCAAACTGACGCGCGAGCGGGTGCGGCAAATCAAGGAGAAGGCGATCAAGCGTCTCCGGCATGCTTCGCGCAGCAAGCCGCTCCGCAGTTATCTCGGTTGA